atgtaCAGTAATAATTCTtattaccatgtacactaatatacactttatttacaggtgttgcatttttgttattaatttaggtattgaatggtccaaattgttgtagtatttcattgtttataggtcaatttagctttattatgaaatttactggggtgtttttggagggcttggaacggattagccattttacatggaaaatgtggtccaagatacgaaaaactcatgatacgaaaggcgcctcggaacggattaatttcgtatctcgaggtactactgtatgctCGTTTCAGGTTGGGTCACAGACATAAAGCCTAATTGAGTGGACTAATTGTAATTAGTTTTTCTAGACCCCTAAGTCAAAATTCTTGGCTCATGGAGTcaataacaaaattatatatactagtgtAACCAGATAACAGTACTAATAAAGATTCCGAGTTGTTTTCTCTTAATGGTTATGTTTGATCAACTGATACGTTTGTTTACAGTAAAATTCTTGAatggataataatagtaatttttgttTCAGATCCTCCAGAGAATGATTGCAGAGCATCAAGAACGGCGGAAAGCCGTAACAGCTGATGATGTAAAGAACTTCATGACTCCGAGGCCTTTGAATTTTGttgtaaagtaatgaaattatatggTTTCTAGTGCTTTAATGTTTCTAATCCTTGGTACTATTTCCAACAGCACCATTATGCAATTATACTGCAATTACCTCCCATTTGCATTTGGACTGTCTCATGTGATGAGACCTAgcagtattaattttattttagaattcgGAAAATTAAGAAACAACCATCTTGTAAAGTATTGCAGGGAATTTTGAAAGTCCTTACCATACTATGTTTTAAAGCCTGTTACTGTGCTTATCAGAATGTCTCCTATAACCATCTTTTGAATGTGGCTCTTCAGTATTTTTGGGAAGTTACACTGATAACAGTataaagatagaaaatgaaatgtGCAATTTACAAGTTGTAAAGTCAGTCAATTTATAGTCTAATGTTCACCACATAAAAAGATATGTTCCTTTCCTATTGTTCTTATAAATCCACATTGAAAATGGAACTTACTATTCTGTTCATagcatatttttgaaaatttgagAAAAGTATAATCAATtaatcattccttttattttaaaagtgcAGACCTTCAAGCCAGCCTTATGAGCTAAGATTTTTAGCTCGATGGTTTacttaaaactatttttatgACTATAACACTTGATTCTTGCAAGTTCCCTAGCAAATATTCTAGTATTCACAGCAATTATTCTTGTAGGTCGCTGTGAAAAGAATTAGGTTAAACTCCAAATGCCAAGAAAAATTGCAATAATTGCTGTTCATCTTGGGAGCTGTgctgtttgtatgttttttttgttttgttattttttactttgcatggaaccagtggttattcatcaacgggaccaacagctttatgtgacttccaaaccacgtcgagagtgaactatcaccagaaatgcacatgaTCTCACGCCTCAATGGATTGCCCCGAGAATTGaagtcgcggccaccgaggtggtacaccagcaccatactgaccacgccactgaggcgcttgggagCTGTGCTGATTTTTCTGTTATGTTACATATGATTTTATGTGCTTTATCACTTTCACATATTCTGATGTTCATTTGTACCTTCTTGCCTATTCAGTGGTATCAATTAGGTTTTGTCTTTGTGCCTTTTGCTTTCATTCAGTGATATTTAAAGCAGAGTCCTCATGATCAAACCTTGttcgatgtgatgtcagaagcgTAGAAACAGCCGGCATCAGAACTTtgcccgctgtttctccgctccTGTCgatcacatcgaacaaagttagaTCGTGTGGACTTGTCCTTAGTGTGAACATAGTCATTGTGACTATTCCTTTTGgtattcaaaagattttttttatgaactttgcATCCTTGCTTAGTTTTTTTGGTAGAGTCTTTTATGTTAAGGAAATTTTACCCTTGATTAGCCCTTTTTCAGAGATTTTCACTACTTCACCAGTAATTATATTAATACGTTATCTCCTACTTTGAAGGtttatcatttgaaaatctcTGCTTGTTTATTGAACTCTTTAGCTAATGTGAAGAGTGAATAcgtattgtttttaatgtttgagtTAAGGATTGATTTGCATTCTATCcagtttagttttctgtaaatgaaaactattgtgccCGGGGGGTTTCCGTTCTTGGTGGGAGCTGacaagcgaaaaccgccattaacccaAAGTTGATTTATTATGGCACCATCTGGCTAATGTGCTGAAAATCGGTTAATGGTTTCTGtttgttatggtgccataactcggTGGCAGCGCCATGAAGCACAGATTATTGCGCTAGatactggggactgcctgtagttacattatttctatatatctccCCCCTCAATTAGTTACATAGCAACGATCTTTCCTCCCTCAATTAGTTACACTAGCAACGATCTTTCTTTATTCTTCACCTCAAACTCCTTTAGAGAGAAAAACTATAAACCTATggacttaaggcctgtccacacgagtgggcctgatcggcgtgctccagggttgacgagcttacccatgaatgttgtccacgcaggtgaggcgatggagaggtgggcatgCACGACGACGCCAGTAGTGTATTCAGTGCTGTATGATAAACATGCCCATTTGCTTTTCAAGTTTTCAAACCaacctctgctggccttaaatccATTAACAGCCACACTTGTaggtattttttttacagatatcgGATGCAACATCCTTGCCTTTCCACAAATTAGCGCCCCCCCAACACTTTGCTAAAAGTTCTTAAATTATGCAGtgtatcacttttttttcttctttttattatacacagaagggctggcacttggaacttATTTTGGCCACATGTCCATGatggttggtttgtttgtatggtgcttttacggcTTTGGGCACTGATACAGGGCTACGACTTGACTAAAGCCAGGGTGTACGAAATCAAGAGGTTTGACTATCCACTTACATAATTCTCAGTTTATATAATGCAAACCAGGATGCAAGGTCATAAATGTTATGGATTGAAATTGCTAGATTGCAAACGAGTGTTTAATGATTTGCATGGTCAAAAGGCCAAAACACATAAATCATTTACGCTTTTGCACCCCATCAAGAGGACTAACAGGATAAGGCCTTCACAAACCTACAGATACTTAAGATTCTCAAAATCCTTGGATAAAACAGCAAATCTAAACTGGCTGATATTCAAGAGGGGCACAAGGACTGATCGTCCTTAGTTGATACGTACGGCGACTTGggacaaaaatttaaaattaaatttgtatTTCTATCAAACCCACATCCTGAGACTGAGTATATATGATTAGGAGCGCATGCACACAGCTACAATAGGCGCGCTAGATATCCACAGGACCAGCATCCCCAATAATGAATAGTTTGTTCCCTATTTCAATTAAGTGTACGTTGTATGGCTTATTTAAACCCCACTTTATTAAGGAGCTTGGCATGATTACCAGACACTGGTTGTTCACAACTAAACTCTGTGGCTACCATTGATGTTGGACCAAAATTCCATTATATTCCATCCCAAGTTCCTCATAATTGAGTATCATTTACTGTGTACTCCACATGTATTCTATGCACAACACAGATGGTGACAACAGATAAAGGGAAATAGAAAATATTGCTTTTCCAATTCttatgtatggtgcttttacgttgcatggaaccagtggtttagcaacaggaccaacaacagctttacgtgacttccgaaccacgtcgagagtgaacttctatcaccagaaataaacatctctcactcctcaatggaatggccgagaatcaaacccgcgaccaccgaggtgggacgctaattcTTATACAAACTAAGAAATTGCATGGAGGGTTTCAAAACACACACATGAACTAAAATTTTATTCCATAATAATTAAAAATCGCACGTTTAAGATGCTTACCCCAATGCTATGACCTGGGGTTGGTCCCTAAATGAAAAAGTGCTCGAGGACACGAGGCCCATTTTGAATGCACTAATACAGTATATGAATGAAGATGAAAAAGGGACATCAGATCTTTCTTCCCATCTTATGTGAACGAAATAAAACACAACTTTAACTCGCTACACATTTTGTACTCTGAATAGAGAATGATAATGAATTTCTCACACAATGTTACACCTACAATACCACACATAAAAAACACCTAACCACTTCACCATCTAACCCTGTCTGAAATCCTTTCTCCTCGAGACATCAAATCTAtaccaatattaatatatagaaaaataaataattttgactATGGAAGTTCAAGGTACAGCATTAATAAACCTGGCTTGAGGGATGAGCAGACTGCAGTTATCCTGCAtgcatcataataaaaaaatatcaaggaTATTTTACAAAGCCCAGAGCTGGTAATAACCAGCCTTCAGTAATGACATCTCAAGAAGGTAGGTCAGCCAAGGGGTGATGGCAACTTGATCGCTCCATGAATGAAATGATTAAATTTACTCTGCATCTTCAGCAGACTCCTCAGATGCAGACTCTTTCTTTGCCTGACGACCACGCTTTCCCTGGAAACAAATCAAACAATTACAAATACCATTTCCATTTCTACAATATTTTATGTTAACACCTAATTTTCGAAGTGTAATTATAATTCATCATACTACTAGTTATGGTCCCTCAGAATACACATTAGCATATTTTACAACTATTTGGTCCCAAGGAAACATTCTTAGCTTCCACTCACCTTTGTTACTCCCAACTTCTTAGCCTTATTTTTGCTGCCCTTGGGTCGGCCTCGGCCTCTCTTTGCATCTGAGCCCTCGGCTACAACCTTTTGTTTCTTCTCACTTTCAGGCTTTGCGGGCCTTCCCCTCTTGCGCTTGGGGGTATCAGTTGCATTATCTTCAGCCATTTTatatctgaaatggaaaaaaagaaaaaaaaaaaaaattaaatttcactcTCATTACTCTTCAATCTACTGCTATAATACTCAAGAACAAACACAAACCAGACATTATGGAGTGTATGTCCAGCCTCAGTGTAGAATTTGGACTAAAGTTTTTAAGCCAAAAGCCATGCACTGGAAT
This portion of the Macrobrachium nipponense isolate FS-2020 chromosome 10, ASM1510439v2, whole genome shotgun sequence genome encodes:
- the LOC135223501 gene encoding high mobility group protein HMG-I/HMG-Y-like; this encodes MAEDNATDTPKRKRGRPAKPESEKKQKVVAEGSDAKRGRGRPKGSKNKAKKLGVTKGKRGRQAKKESASEESAEDAE